From a single Amyelois transitella isolate CPQ chromosome 18, ilAmyTran1.1, whole genome shotgun sequence genomic region:
- the LOC106143581 gene encoding protein tramtrack, beta isoform-like, whose translation MASDEQFSLCWNNFHANMSAGFHGLLSRGDLVDVTLAAEGRLLQAHKLVLSVCSPYFQEMFKMNPTQHPIVFLKDVSHSALRDLLQFMYQGEVNVKQEELASFISTAEQLQVKGLTGNQNEDSSTPSKPKPTSRPGPRSSQQRQSVMKLETDLDSKPSSTPVAIKRPNRPSIASNNSSSSQSGPAKRKCVDPLEAGPSGSAKEEFVTIPDEDENNAVAPKMEPEFVNESMWDDDEDGANNDETNFGEDDSNMEMTGFDGSATGDGNMSGGGEGGAVGDAQENTIELIPSKRGNGHVLVYRGFTYAKMRNNKRWYCSKKASGCKARLITFDDCTSAEQLGEHKHAPPTLYRLADGSLCRI comes from the coding sequence ATGGCGTCGGACGAACAATTCTCATTATGTTGGAACAATTTCCACGCGAATATGTCAGCAGGTTTTCATGGCCTGCTGTCGCGTGGAGACTTAGTAGATGTAACGTTGGCTGCCGAGGGCAGATTATTACAGGCACACAAATTAGTTTTATCAGTATGTTCTCCTTATTTTCAAGAAATGTTCAAAATGAACCCAACTCAACATCccatagtatttttaaaagatgttAGTCATTCTGCGTTAAGAGACTTATTACAGTTTATGTATCAAGGTGAAGTTAATGTTAAGCAAGAAGAATTAGCGTCGTTTATTAGTACAGCGGAACAACTTCAAGTAAAAGGTTTAACCGGAAATCAAAATGAAGACAGTTCCACGCCATCCAAACCAAAGCCGACTTCGAGGCCAGGCCCGCGGTCGTCACAACAAAGGCAATCTGTTATGAAGTTAGAGACTGATTTAGATTCTAAGCCCTCCTCAACTCCAGTAGCAATTAAGCGACCAAATAGACCATCAATAGCATCAAATAACTCATCATCTTCACAAAGTGGGCCCGCGAAACGGAAATGTGTAGATCCTTTAGAAGCCGGACCATCTGGATCGGCGAAAGAGGAATTTGTAACGATACCAGACGAGGACGAAAACAATGCCGTGGCACCGAAAATGGAACCTGAATTTGTTAATGAAAGTATGTGGGATGATGACGAAGATGGCGCTAACAATGATGAAACTAATTTTGGCGAAGATGACTCTAATATGGAAATGACTGGTTTTGACGGTTCGGCGACTGGCGATGGTAATATGAGTGGGGGAGGCGAAGGTGGAGCTGTAGGCGACGCACAAGAAAATACCATAGAGTTGATACCCAGCAAGCGTGGAAATGGCCATGTTCTCGTTTACCGAGGCTTCACTTACGCCAAGATGAGGAACAACAAGAGATGGTATTGTTCCAAGAAGGCTTCTGGCTGTAAGGCCCGCCTCATAACTTTTGACGACTGCACATCTGCTGAGCAGCTGGGGGAACACAAGCACGCCCCGCCAACGCTGTACAGACTAGCTGATGGGTCACTTTGTCGAATATAA